The following coding sequences lie in one Sedimentibacter sp. MB35-C1 genomic window:
- a CDS encoding flagellar hook-basal body protein has protein sequence MIKAYYTATNGALSSQNYLDVLSNNMANMQTEGFKRSKPEFSDLLYTNIRGVQGENTDLKSGSGAKISKVDVIHTQGAPVRTGVPTDFAIQGDGFFAVQFEEENMFTRGGSFELTNIDGEKYLTFQGGYVLNEDEEPIIVENVEDINVGVFIFSNRGDLAQAGGNLFRIANDDAEYNLFEEANVAKGFLEASNVEMSEEMIKLIQTQKSFQLNSSVIKTADEIEQTINALRG, from the coding sequence ATGATTAAAGCATACTATACGGCGACGAATGGTGCATTGAGTAGCCAGAATTATCTCGATGTATTATCTAATAATATGGCTAATATGCAAACAGAAGGTTTTAAGAGATCTAAACCGGAATTTTCTGATTTATTGTATACTAATATAAGAGGTGTGCAGGGAGAGAATACCGATCTAAAGTCAGGTAGCGGAGCAAAAATCAGCAAAGTGGACGTAATACATACTCAAGGTGCACCTGTAAGAACAGGAGTACCTACGGATTTTGCTATTCAAGGAGACGGATTTTTTGCTGTACAGTTTGAAGAAGAAAATATGTTTACAAGAGGAGGTAGTTTCGAACTCACAAATATTGACGGTGAAAAATACCTGACATTTCAGGGAGGTTATGTACTGAATGAGGATGAAGAGCCTATAATTGTAGAAAATGTTGAAGATATAAATGTAGGAGTATTTATATTCAGCAACAGAGGTGATCTGGCCCAGGCCGGTGGCAATCTGTTCAGAATTGCAAATGATGATGCGGAATACAATCTGTTTGAAGAGGCGAATGTTGCAAAGGGATTTTTAGAAGCTTCAAATGTTGAGATGTCGGAAGAAATGATAAAACTTATTCAGACACAAAAATCATTTCAACTGAATTCAAGTGTAATTAAGACAGCAGATGAAATAGAACAGACTATAAATGCTCTAAGAGGATAA
- a CDS encoding flagellar hook-basal body protein, with product MSRGLYSLTSGMLTQQRKIDISGNNIANMNTAGYKREQAVTSNFGNMLINKYKQNGIYTEAEEINNVSIIRTVTENNTIHSQGTLEETGSNTDFAIVGAGFFAVDNNGQISYTRNGSFNIDEEGYLILEGAGRVQGEFGEIYIGGDTFDFSEDGSIIVDDEVIDSIAVYDFEDYADLRKFGEGMFISDVEPDLVDYPSIKNKTIERSNVNMTEEMTNVLSSQRALQTAAQALKIYDMINDKAVNEIGKIG from the coding sequence ATGTCAAGAGGGTTGTATTCTTTAACATCAGGAATGCTTACACAGCAAAGGAAAATAGACATTTCGGGTAACAATATAGCAAACATGAACACAGCCGGCTATAAAAGAGAGCAGGCTGTTACATCAAATTTTGGAAACATGCTGATAAATAAATACAAGCAAAACGGAATTTATACAGAAGCAGAGGAAATAAACAATGTTTCCATAATAAGAACTGTAACCGAGAATAATACCATACATTCTCAAGGAACATTGGAAGAAACCGGAAGTAATACCGATTTTGCCATTGTAGGAGCGGGGTTTTTTGCAGTTGATAATAACGGGCAAATTTCATACACAAGAAACGGAAGCTTCAATATTGATGAAGAAGGGTATTTAATTCTTGAGGGGGCCGGAAGAGTTCAGGGTGAATTTGGAGAAATATATATAGGAGGAGACACATTTGATTTCTCTGAGGACGGGAGCATAATAGTTGATGATGAGGTTATTGACAGTATTGCTGTTTACGATTTTGAAGACTATGCCGATCTTAGAAAATTCGGAGAAGGAATGTTTATATCGGATGTTGAACCTGATCTTGTGGACTACCCTTCAATAAAGAATAAAACTATAGAAAGATCAAATGTAAATATGACAGAAGAGATGACTAATGTTTTGTCGTCTCAAAGGGCATTACAGACAGCAGCCCAAGCGTTGAAAATATATGATATGATTAATGATAAGGCGGTTAACGAAATAGGAAAAATTGGATAG
- a CDS encoding DUF342 domain-containing protein gives MNNSNNIIKDDTEETAFVQEEAVRCKINHLISADGLKAYIRIESPDNQAELYCEEVLDYLAEQNIVYGIRKDEIKNYCIKKEYSKELVAASGKEPVNGTDAQLVYDFDISKENIFIEDEDGRIDFRNLNNVINVTKDTVLCHIIPAKEGENGIDVYGKPVYYKPGKNVSFNYGKNTHISDDGLKLLASTEGCVEFKNNKVFVEGVYRVENVDNSTGNIDFLGSVIINGDVKEGFSVKAVGDIKVRGMVEGAFIESDSDIVISKGMNGMGKGTIYAKGNVTSKYIENANIETLKSVYAEVLINSNVKAADSIILRGSNAAIIGGTSEAVNVIYAKTIGSKTNLETNLVIDLTKYQEEQKIIDIKKKSNFRLEKDLVLKKKELKEIDEKMDLILNSSLDSENKNNVHKQLVLMKIKANNEIYEIERQLTEIIPTDNIANHKIICKGIMYSNTRISIGWMKFRVRQDISYSKIYNDGDDISIVTLNSADLEI, from the coding sequence ATGAATAATTCAAATAATATAATTAAAGATGATACTGAAGAAACTGCATTTGTACAGGAGGAAGCTGTTAGATGCAAAATCAATCACCTTATTTCTGCAGATGGATTAAAGGCTTATATTAGAATTGAGTCACCTGATAATCAGGCAGAGTTGTACTGCGAAGAAGTACTTGATTACTTGGCAGAGCAGAATATTGTATACGGCATAAGAAAAGATGAGATTAAGAATTACTGTATCAAAAAAGAATATTCAAAAGAACTTGTTGCTGCATCAGGTAAAGAGCCGGTTAACGGAACAGATGCTCAACTCGTTTATGACTTTGATATATCAAAAGAGAATATTTTTATAGAAGATGAGGACGGAAGAATTGATTTCAGAAATCTAAACAATGTAATAAATGTAACTAAAGATACGGTATTATGCCATATAATTCCGGCAAAAGAAGGAGAAAATGGAATCGATGTCTACGGAAAGCCTGTTTATTACAAACCCGGCAAAAATGTCTCGTTTAATTACGGTAAGAACACACACATATCTGATGACGGACTTAAACTTCTTGCATCAACAGAAGGTTGCGTTGAATTCAAAAACAATAAAGTCTTTGTGGAAGGCGTTTACAGAGTAGAAAATGTGGACAACTCAACCGGAAACATAGATTTTTTGGGAAGTGTAATCATTAACGGAGACGTCAAAGAGGGATTTTCTGTAAAGGCGGTAGGCGACATTAAGGTAAGAGGCATGGTTGAAGGCGCATTTATAGAATCAGACAGTGATATCGTAATAAGCAAAGGAATGAATGGAATGGGCAAAGGAACTATTTATGCGAAAGGTAACGTAACAAGCAAATACATTGAAAATGCTAATATAGAAACCTTAAAGTCCGTATATGCAGAAGTATTGATTAATAGCAATGTAAAAGCTGCTGATTCAATAATACTTAGAGGCTCCAATGCTGCCATAATTGGTGGAACTAGCGAAGCTGTAAATGTAATTTACGCAAAAACAATTGGCAGTAAAACAAACTTGGAAACAAATTTGGTTATTGACCTTACAAAATATCAGGAAGAGCAGAAAATAATAGACATAAAAAAGAAATCGAACTTTAGACTTGAAAAGGATTTGGTACTAAAAAAGAAAGAACTAAAAGAAATAGATGAGAAAATGGATTTAATACTAAATTCATCCTTGGATAGCGAAAATAAAAATAATGTTCATAAGCAGCTTGTGCTAATGAAGATCAAAGCTAACAATGAAATTTATGAAATAGAAAGACAGCTGACAGAAATAATTCCAACGGATAATATTGCAAATCACAAAATAATATGCAAAGGTATTATGTATTCTAATACAAGAATATCAATAGGATGGATGAAGTTCAGGGTCAGACAGGATATCAGCTATAGCAAAATTTATAATGACGGCGATGACATTTCCATAGTGACGTTAAATTCGGCTGACTTGGAAATATAA
- a CDS encoding chemotaxis protein CheD translates to MSQEVSVGISDMKIVTSPKGLISYALGSCVGICIIDKAAQLAGMAHIMLPYKNNSNETNKFKYADTGITEMVTQMEQLGAKRARMIAKIAGGAKMFDIKSNSSLGSIGERNIGASKETLRVLNIRLFAEDVGKNYGRTIIFDSTTGYLTIKSFGKNLKVI, encoded by the coding sequence ATGAGCCAGGAAGTAAGTGTAGGAATCTCAGACATGAAAATAGTAACTTCTCCCAAGGGATTAATTTCTTATGCTTTGGGCTCATGTGTGGGTATTTGTATCATAGATAAGGCGGCTCAGCTGGCAGGGATGGCTCATATAATGCTGCCGTATAAAAATAATTCCAATGAAACGAACAAATTCAAATATGCAGATACGGGGATAACGGAAATGGTTACGCAGATGGAACAGTTGGGTGCAAAAAGAGCAAGAATGATTGCAAAAATTGCAGGAGGAGCTAAAATGTTTGATATAAAAAGTAATTCTTCTTTGGGCAGTATCGGTGAAAGAAACATAGGAGCTTCAAAAGAGACACTGCGTGTGCTTAACATAAGGCTGTTTGCTGAGGACGTTGGGAAAAATTATGGGAGAACAATTATATTTGATAGTACCACTGGTTATTTAACAATTAAATCATTCGGGAAAAATTTAAAGGTTATATAA
- a CDS encoding sigma-70 family RNA polymerase sigma factor produces the protein MILTDNNQVQSNEDKLWEHYYAARDIHTRNLIIEKYSYLVKIIALKLRGIYQQYGDVEDIVNEGMIALMEVIEKYDTSKNTKFETYASIRIRGSIIDYVRKQDWIPRKVKSDYKVVKEAENELSNKLGRVPSDTEIAEYLKMDMSQFNQIVNNAYGTSIMSFEELLGEANLRDNELNSAYELPEQKMESKELRQVLIESINNLKEKEKLVISLYYKEELKLKDIADILAISNSRVSQIHTSALQKLGKNIKNYLNDNFEKNER, from the coding sequence ATGATTTTAACTGATAATAATCAGGTACAATCCAATGAAGATAAATTATGGGAACATTATTATGCTGCAAGAGATATCCATACAAGAAATTTAATAATTGAAAAATACAGCTACTTAGTTAAAATAATAGCTTTGAAACTGAGGGGTATATATCAGCAATACGGAGATGTGGAAGATATCGTAAATGAGGGAATGATTGCTTTAATGGAAGTAATAGAAAAGTACGATACTTCGAAGAATACAAAATTTGAAACATATGCATCAATACGTATTAGAGGATCGATTATTGATTATGTCAGGAAACAGGACTGGATTCCGAGAAAAGTAAAAAGTGACTATAAGGTAGTGAAGGAAGCTGAGAATGAATTATCTAATAAGCTTGGGAGAGTTCCGTCTGATACTGAAATAGCAGAATATCTTAAAATGGATATGAGTCAATTTAATCAAATTGTCAACAATGCATATGGTACAAGCATTATGTCCTTTGAAGAGCTGTTGGGGGAAGCAAATTTGAGAGACAATGAGCTTAACAGTGCATACGAACTGCCTGAGCAAAAAATGGAATCAAAGGAGCTTCGACAGGTTTTGATTGAAAGCATTAATAATCTTAAAGAAAAGGAAAAGCTGGTTATTTCACTTTACTATAAAGAAGAACTTAAACTGAAAGATATAGCTGATATTTTAGCTATAAGCAATTCAAGAGTTTCGCAGATACATACGTCAGCATTGCAGAAATTAGGGAAAAATATAAAAAATTATTTAAATGATAATTTTGAGAAGAACGAGAGGTGA
- the flhA gene encoding flagellar biosynthesis protein FlhA, whose protein sequence is MRRILNNSISLFIIAVILMIIIPLPPFMLDLMFIINISISIIILLTTMYIKGALEFSVFPSLLLITTLFRLSLNVSSTRLIMTNKGAAGEVIATFGNFVLQGNAVVGFVIFLIIVLVQFIVITKGAERVAEVTARFTLDAMPGKQMAIDADLSSGIITEVEAKKRRSDIQREADFYGAMDGATKFVKGDSIMSIIITAINFLGGVIIGMVQGGATFSEVLQTYSIATVGDGLVSQIPALLISTATSMIVTRAASESSLNVDLTKQIKSQPLALIISGIVLLFMAVIPNFPKTQTIILASIFIFLGSRLLKSNEKLAQSLEEHEENEPVTEAASEDEYFRNIDNIYELIQIDPVEMEVGYSLIPLVDEASGGNFIDRVVMFRRQFAQEMGMVIPSVRLRDNGYLNPNEYVIKLKGEEVARGEILVEYYLALDPGGLTGEVDGIETIEPAYGIPSRWIAKDKKELAEIYGYTVIDPLSVLITHLSEVIRVHAHELLSRQDMNQLLSNVKKINESLVEEVVPGILSTGNLQKILGNLLREGIPIKDMETILETIGDYGTSVKDTEMLTEYVRQSLKRTITHKWSDGGQIKVITLSTDVEKLIINSISKNDRGSYLSADPELMQKLVGQLIEQINKLKDEINIPIILTSPFVRGYFRKLLDQFYPKAVVLSFNEIDNSVQIQAMGNIAI, encoded by the coding sequence ATGAGACGCATATTAAACAACTCTATTTCTTTATTTATAATTGCAGTAATACTAATGATAATAATACCATTGCCGCCATTTATGCTGGATTTAATGTTTATTATCAATATTTCAATATCAATAATTATTTTACTTACAACTATGTATATTAAAGGAGCATTAGAATTTTCGGTATTTCCATCACTACTGCTCATAACTACATTATTTAGATTATCTTTGAACGTTTCGTCTACAAGGCTGATAATGACAAACAAAGGAGCGGCGGGAGAAGTTATAGCTACATTCGGAAACTTTGTTCTTCAGGGTAATGCAGTAGTAGGGTTTGTAATATTTTTAATTATTGTACTGGTTCAATTTATTGTTATTACAAAGGGAGCGGAAAGGGTCGCAGAAGTTACGGCGAGATTTACTTTGGACGCAATGCCCGGTAAGCAGATGGCTATTGATGCAGATTTGAGCTCAGGTATCATAACAGAAGTAGAGGCTAAAAAAAGAAGAAGCGATATACAGAGGGAAGCTGATTTTTACGGAGCCATGGATGGTGCTACAAAATTTGTAAAAGGCGATTCCATAATGTCCATAATAATAACTGCAATTAACTTTCTCGGCGGTGTTATTATAGGAATGGTTCAGGGTGGAGCTACATTTTCGGAGGTCTTGCAGACATACTCAATTGCAACCGTAGGAGACGGGCTAGTTTCGCAGATACCTGCCCTATTGATTTCAACTGCAACAAGCATGATAGTTACAAGGGCGGCATCTGAATCAAGCCTTAATGTTGATCTTACAAAACAGATAAAATCGCAGCCTTTGGCATTAATAATATCAGGAATAGTTCTTTTATTCATGGCAGTTATACCCAATTTTCCTAAGACGCAGACTATTATTCTTGCTTCTATATTTATTTTCCTTGGGAGCAGGCTGCTTAAGTCCAATGAAAAATTAGCGCAAAGTTTGGAAGAACATGAAGAAAACGAGCCTGTAACGGAAGCTGCTTCGGAAGATGAATATTTCAGAAATATTGACAACATATATGAGCTGATTCAGATTGACCCCGTTGAGATGGAAGTAGGGTACAGCTTGATTCCACTGGTTGATGAAGCAAGCGGAGGAAACTTTATAGACAGAGTTGTTATGTTCCGCCGCCAGTTTGCACAGGAGATGGGAATGGTTATTCCTTCTGTGAGACTGAGAGATAACGGGTATCTCAATCCAAATGAATATGTTATTAAACTTAAAGGGGAAGAAGTTGCAAGAGGAGAAATTTTAGTTGAATACTATCTTGCTCTTGACCCAGGGGGTCTGACCGGTGAGGTTGACGGAATTGAAACAATTGAGCCGGCATATGGTATACCTAGCAGATGGATAGCAAAGGATAAAAAGGAACTGGCGGAGATATACGGTTATACGGTTATTGACCCGCTATCGGTTCTTATAACACATTTGTCCGAGGTTATAAGAGTTCATGCCCATGAACTTTTATCAAGGCAGGACATGAACCAGCTTTTGAGCAATGTAAAGAAAATTAATGAATCGTTGGTTGAAGAAGTAGTTCCTGGGATTTTGTCTACTGGGAACCTCCAAAAAATATTAGGTAATCTGCTTAGAGAGGGAATACCGATTAAAGATATGGAAACTATTTTGGAAACCATAGGTGATTATGGTACGTCAGTGAAAGATACCGAGATGCTTACAGAGTATGTAAGACAGTCATTAAAGAGAACAATTACGCATAAGTGGTCCGACGGAGGACAAATTAAGGTCATAACATTAAGTACAGATGTTGAAAAATTAATAATAAATTCAATAAGCAAAAATGACAGGGGATCATATCTTTCAGCCGACCCTGAATTGATGCAGAAGCTTGTAGGTCAGCTGATAGAACAAATAAATAAATTGAAGGATGAAATAAACATACCAATTATCCTTACATCTCCATTTGTGAGAGGATATTTTAGAAAACTGCTGGATCAGTTTTATCCTAAGGCAGTGGTTTTATCCTTTAATGAAATTGACAATTCTGTCCAGATACAGGCAATGGGTAATATAGCAATCTAA
- a CDS encoding late competence development ComFB family protein, producing the protein MVINYTEEIVKNCLTGLLKNDPAYKEICKCEQCIDDITAKALNNLKPNYITTKKGEVYAEYSSLEFQHQAEVIAEVIKAIEFISKHPSH; encoded by the coding sequence ATGGTAATTAATTACACAGAAGAAATTGTAAAAAACTGTCTAACCGGCTTACTTAAAAATGACCCTGCATACAAAGAAATCTGCAAGTGTGAGCAATGTATTGACGATATAACAGCAAAAGCACTTAACAATCTCAAGCCGAACTACATAACAACGAAAAAGGGAGAGGTTTATGCAGAATATTCATCCCTAGAATTTCAACACCAGGCAGAAGTTATAGCAGAAGTGATTAAGGCTATTGAATTTATTTCAAAGCATCCCAGTCATTGA
- a CDS encoding chemotaxis protein CheC, with translation MELNDMHIDVLKEIGNIGAGNAATSLSSMLSKRIDMNVPEVSLLNYNDVIDSIGGAENVVVGILVSFGGDIDGVILFLLKKEFVHLIINSLLGTELHNFEEISDMEMSALSEIGNIMVSSYVSSISSLTNMKIDITVPSLNIDMSGALLDAVTAEFSEAADKVIFIKEKYFCQDETVYSHMLLLPSITSLQILLKKFGLDI, from the coding sequence TTGGAATTAAATGATATGCACATAGATGTATTAAAGGAGATAGGTAATATAGGGGCAGGAAATGCGGCGACGTCTTTATCCAGTATGCTTTCCAAACGAATTGATATGAACGTTCCGGAAGTTAGTCTTTTAAATTACAATGATGTGATTGACTCTATCGGAGGTGCCGAAAATGTTGTGGTAGGAATTCTTGTGAGCTTTGGCGGAGATATTGACGGTGTAATTTTATTTTTGCTAAAAAAAGAATTTGTTCATCTTATAATAAATTCTTTACTTGGAACCGAACTACATAATTTTGAGGAAATATCTGATATGGAGATGTCTGCGTTATCAGAGATAGGAAATATAATGGTCTCTTCGTATGTGAGTTCAATTTCGTCTCTTACCAACATGAAAATAGATATAACAGTTCCATCATTGAATATTGATATGTCAGGAGCGTTGCTTGATGCTGTTACTGCTGAATTTTCTGAAGCAGCTGATAAAGTAATTTTTATCAAGGAAAAATATTTTTGTCAGGATGAAACGGTATACAGTCATATGCTTTTACTCCCAAGTATTACATCCCTGCAGATTTTATTAAAGAAGTTTGGATTGGATATATGA